In a genomic window of Magnolia sinica isolate HGM2019 chromosome 14, MsV1, whole genome shotgun sequence:
- the LOC131225218 gene encoding probable serine/threonine-protein kinase At1g01540 isoform X1 — protein MSIATIVGGAAGGLALVVIIISFIWLCLQRCKNYSNRNSETGSSDPSAPAAGPQQGARQFTMEELEQATQHFRETKLIGEGSFGLVYNGLLRDGTVVAIKRRVGAPRQEFVEEVHYLSEIRHRNLVSLLGYCQEAGLQMLVFEYVPNGSVCSHLYDTRQESATELEFKRRLSIALGAAKGLFHLHSLTPPLIHKDFKTSNVLVDENFIAKVADAGIFGILQRVEEAGPSSRMMGGDVFQDPEVEAQGMFSEMSDVYSFGVFLLELVTGREALHFGISRTGGSLTQWVESHMGSNDFVDHRLGSSFTTEGMRELIGLTLRCLSLTRDQRPKMGIIMSALDQIQEKEMAMTTVMGEGTATFIPGSHLFTSM, from the exons ATGTCGATTGCAACAATAGTCGGAGGTGCAGCAGGAGGTCTAGCATTGGTGGTGATAATTATTTCATTCATATGGCTTTGCTTGCAACGTTGTAAGAACTACTCAAACAGGAATTCTGAGACCGGTTCTTCGGATCCGTCTGCGCCAG CTGCAGGTCCCCAACAGGGAGCTAGGCAATTTACAATGGAAGAGTTAGAGCAAGCTACCCAGCATTTCAGAGAAACCAAACTTATTGGAGAAGGTAGTTTTGGTTTGGTGTATAATGGATTGCTTCGTGATGGGACTGTTGTGGCAATTAAAAGGCGTGTGGGTGCTCCTCGTCAGGAATTTGTTGAAGAG GTGCATTACCTATCAGAGATTCGGCACCGTAATCTGGTTAGTCTTCTCGGTTATTGCCAGGAAGCTGGTCTGCAAATGCTAGTTTTCGAATATGTGCCAAACGGCAGTGTGTGCAGTCATTTATATG ATACTAGACAAGAATCAGCAACAGAGCTAGAATTTAAAAGAAGGCTTTCTATAGCTCTAGGAGCAGCCAAAG GTTTATTCCATTTACATAGTCTGACACCTCCATTAATACACAAGGACTTCAAAACTAGTAATGTCCTTGTTGATGAGAACTTCATCGCCAAAGTAGCAGATGCAGGGATTTTTGGAATACTTCAAAGAGTCGAAGAAGCGGGTCCTTCATCTCGAATGATGGGTGGCGATGTTTTCCAAGATCCAGA GGTCGAAGCACAGGGCATGTTCTCTGAAATGAGTGATGTTTACAGCTTCGGCGTATTTCTTTTGGAGCTTGTAACCGGTCGGGAAGCTTTGCATTTTGGCATCTCAAGAACAGGAGGAAGCTTAACCCAGTGG GTGGAGTCGCACATGGGTTCGAATGATTTCGTCGATCATCGGTTGGGTAGCAGTTTCACCACAGAGGGCATGAGGGAGTTGATTGGACTGACTCTGCGGTGCCTGAGTTTAACCAGAGATCAACGTCCAAAGATGGGCATCATCATGTCTGCCCTTGATCAAATCCAAGAGAAAGAGATGGCAATGACTACAGTCATGGGGGAGGGCACTGCTACATTTATTCCTGGAAGCCATTTATTTACATCCATGTGA
- the LOC131225218 gene encoding probable serine/threonine-protein kinase At1g01540 isoform X2, producing the protein MSIATIVGGAAGGLALVVIIISFIWLCLQRCKNYSNRNSETGSSDPSAPGPQQGARQFTMEELEQATQHFRETKLIGEGSFGLVYNGLLRDGTVVAIKRRVGAPRQEFVEEVHYLSEIRHRNLVSLLGYCQEAGLQMLVFEYVPNGSVCSHLYDTRQESATELEFKRRLSIALGAAKGLFHLHSLTPPLIHKDFKTSNVLVDENFIAKVADAGIFGILQRVEEAGPSSRMMGGDVFQDPEVEAQGMFSEMSDVYSFGVFLLELVTGREALHFGISRTGGSLTQWVESHMGSNDFVDHRLGSSFTTEGMRELIGLTLRCLSLTRDQRPKMGIIMSALDQIQEKEMAMTTVMGEGTATFIPGSHLFTSM; encoded by the exons ATGTCGATTGCAACAATAGTCGGAGGTGCAGCAGGAGGTCTAGCATTGGTGGTGATAATTATTTCATTCATATGGCTTTGCTTGCAACGTTGTAAGAACTACTCAAACAGGAATTCTGAGACCGGTTCTTCGGATCCGTCTGCGCCAG GTCCCCAACAGGGAGCTAGGCAATTTACAATGGAAGAGTTAGAGCAAGCTACCCAGCATTTCAGAGAAACCAAACTTATTGGAGAAGGTAGTTTTGGTTTGGTGTATAATGGATTGCTTCGTGATGGGACTGTTGTGGCAATTAAAAGGCGTGTGGGTGCTCCTCGTCAGGAATTTGTTGAAGAG GTGCATTACCTATCAGAGATTCGGCACCGTAATCTGGTTAGTCTTCTCGGTTATTGCCAGGAAGCTGGTCTGCAAATGCTAGTTTTCGAATATGTGCCAAACGGCAGTGTGTGCAGTCATTTATATG ATACTAGACAAGAATCAGCAACAGAGCTAGAATTTAAAAGAAGGCTTTCTATAGCTCTAGGAGCAGCCAAAG GTTTATTCCATTTACATAGTCTGACACCTCCATTAATACACAAGGACTTCAAAACTAGTAATGTCCTTGTTGATGAGAACTTCATCGCCAAAGTAGCAGATGCAGGGATTTTTGGAATACTTCAAAGAGTCGAAGAAGCGGGTCCTTCATCTCGAATGATGGGTGGCGATGTTTTCCAAGATCCAGA GGTCGAAGCACAGGGCATGTTCTCTGAAATGAGTGATGTTTACAGCTTCGGCGTATTTCTTTTGGAGCTTGTAACCGGTCGGGAAGCTTTGCATTTTGGCATCTCAAGAACAGGAGGAAGCTTAACCCAGTGG GTGGAGTCGCACATGGGTTCGAATGATTTCGTCGATCATCGGTTGGGTAGCAGTTTCACCACAGAGGGCATGAGGGAGTTGATTGGACTGACTCTGCGGTGCCTGAGTTTAACCAGAGATCAACGTCCAAAGATGGGCATCATCATGTCTGCCCTTGATCAAATCCAAGAGAAAGAGATGGCAATGACTACAGTCATGGGGGAGGGCACTGCTACATTTATTCCTGGAAGCCATTTATTTACATCCATGTGA
- the LOC131225218 gene encoding probable serine/threonine-protein kinase PBL21 isoform X3: MSIATIVGGAAGGLALVVIIISFIWLCLQRCKNYSNRNSETGSSDPSAPAAGPQQGARQFTMEELEQATQHFRETKLIGEGSFGLVYNGLLRDGTVVAIKRRVGAPRQEFVEEVHYLSEIRHRNLVSLLGYCQEAGLQMLVFEYVPNGSVCSHLYDTRQESATELEFKRRLSIALGAAKGLFHLHSLTPPLIHKDFKTSNVLVDENFIAKVADAGIFGILQRVEEAGPSSRMMGGDVFQDPEVEAQGMFSEMSDVYSFGVFLLELVTGREALHFGISRTGGSLTQWSRTWVRMISSIIGWVAVSPQRA, encoded by the exons ATGTCGATTGCAACAATAGTCGGAGGTGCAGCAGGAGGTCTAGCATTGGTGGTGATAATTATTTCATTCATATGGCTTTGCTTGCAACGTTGTAAGAACTACTCAAACAGGAATTCTGAGACCGGTTCTTCGGATCCGTCTGCGCCAG CTGCAGGTCCCCAACAGGGAGCTAGGCAATTTACAATGGAAGAGTTAGAGCAAGCTACCCAGCATTTCAGAGAAACCAAACTTATTGGAGAAGGTAGTTTTGGTTTGGTGTATAATGGATTGCTTCGTGATGGGACTGTTGTGGCAATTAAAAGGCGTGTGGGTGCTCCTCGTCAGGAATTTGTTGAAGAG GTGCATTACCTATCAGAGATTCGGCACCGTAATCTGGTTAGTCTTCTCGGTTATTGCCAGGAAGCTGGTCTGCAAATGCTAGTTTTCGAATATGTGCCAAACGGCAGTGTGTGCAGTCATTTATATG ATACTAGACAAGAATCAGCAACAGAGCTAGAATTTAAAAGAAGGCTTTCTATAGCTCTAGGAGCAGCCAAAG GTTTATTCCATTTACATAGTCTGACACCTCCATTAATACACAAGGACTTCAAAACTAGTAATGTCCTTGTTGATGAGAACTTCATCGCCAAAGTAGCAGATGCAGGGATTTTTGGAATACTTCAAAGAGTCGAAGAAGCGGGTCCTTCATCTCGAATGATGGGTGGCGATGTTTTCCAAGATCCAGA GGTCGAAGCACAGGGCATGTTCTCTGAAATGAGTGATGTTTACAGCTTCGGCGTATTTCTTTTGGAGCTTGTAACCGGTCGGGAAGCTTTGCATTTTGGCATCTCAAGAACAGGAGGAAGCTTAACCCA GTGGAGTCGCACATGGGTTCGAATGATTTCGTCGATCATCGGTTGGGTAGCAGTTTCACCACAGAGGGCATGA